Proteins encoded by one window of Blautia faecicola:
- a CDS encoding ribonuclease HII has translation MKTIREIKEELQAASGTEREKLLEQHREDSRSGVVSLVKKYDREKELLEKEKHRIEDMKVYENTYSHVGWICGIDEAGRGPLAGPVVAGAVILPEDSKILWLNDSKQLSAKKREELYDVIMEEAISVGVGYASPARIDEINILQATYEAMREAISKLSVQPQILLNDAVTIPQIEIPQVPIVKGDAKSVSIAAASIIAKVTRDRLMVEYDKIMPEYGFASHKGYGSKSHIEAIQKYGPSPIHRATFIKNFL, from the coding sequence ATGAAGACCATCCGGGAGATTAAAGAAGAATTACAGGCGGCATCGGGAACAGAACGGGAAAAACTTCTGGAGCAGCACCGTGAGGATTCCCGAAGCGGCGTGGTCAGCCTGGTGAAAAAATACGACCGGGAAAAAGAACTACTGGAGAAAGAAAAACACCGGATCGAGGATATGAAAGTCTATGAGAACACCTACAGTCACGTGGGCTGGATCTGCGGCATCGACGAAGCAGGGCGAGGTCCGCTGGCAGGACCTGTCGTGGCAGGTGCTGTAATCCTTCCGGAAGACAGCAAGATCCTCTGGCTGAATGACTCCAAACAGTTGTCCGCAAAAAAAAGAGAAGAACTCTATGATGTGATCATGGAAGAAGCGATCAGCGTTGGTGTCGGATATGCAAGCCCGGCGCGGATCGATGAGATCAACATTTTACAGGCGACGTATGAAGCGATGCGGGAAGCTATCTCAAAACTTTCCGTACAGCCACAGATCCTGTTAAATGATGCGGTGACGATCCCTCAGATCGAGATCCCACAGGTGCCGATCGTCAAAGGAGACGCAAAAAGTGTTTCGATCGCAGCTGCAAGTATCATCGCGAAGGTGACCAGGGACCGGCTGATGGTAGAGTATGATAAAATCATGCCGGAATATGGTTTTGCATCGCATAAGGGCTATGGATCAAAAAGCCATATCGAGGCGATTCAGAAATACGGTCCGTCACCGATTCATAGAGCGACGTTTATCAAAAATTTTCTGTGA
- a CDS encoding ribose-phosphate pyrophosphokinase yields the protein MANLDLLEKSIPVAPIKIAALKGCEELGKTVNDYLVQFRKELMEHRTNGIEWSGYAEESYLINCDCPRFGTGEAKGVINESIRGVDLFILCDITNYSITYKVSGYENHMSPDDHFQDLKRIIAAATGKAHRINVVMPFLYEGRQHKRSKRESLDCAMALQELVYMGVSNIITFDAHDPRVQNAIPLSGFDNFMPTYQFLKALLRSVPDLQIDNEHLMIISPDEGAMARAVYFSNILGVDMGMFYKRRDYSTVVNGKNPIVAHEFLGDSVAGKDVIVIDDMISSGESMLDVAKQLKDRNANRVFVCTTFGLFTDGLKKFDEYYEKGYIHKVITTDLNYRTPELLERPYYEPAAMGKYLASIMDTLNHDVSVEKVRSTTSKITKLLAKNREEKK from the coding sequence ATGGCAAACTTAGACTTATTGGAAAAATCCATTCCAGTCGCACCTATCAAAATCGCAGCACTGAAAGGCTGTGAAGAACTGGGAAAAACCGTCAATGATTATCTGGTTCAGTTCCGTAAAGAGCTGATGGAGCACCGGACAAACGGCATCGAGTGGTCAGGCTACGCGGAGGAATCTTACCTGATCAACTGTGACTGCCCTCGTTTCGGTACCGGTGAAGCAAAAGGTGTCATCAACGAATCTATCCGTGGAGTGGATCTTTTCATTCTTTGCGATATCACCAACTACAGTATTACTTATAAGGTAAGCGGTTATGAGAATCATATGTCTCCGGATGATCATTTCCAGGATCTGAAACGTATCATCGCTGCTGCTACCGGAAAAGCGCATCGTATCAATGTTGTTATGCCGTTCCTGTATGAAGGAAGACAGCATAAACGCAGCAAACGTGAGTCTCTGGACTGTGCAATGGCTCTGCAGGAGCTGGTTTACATGGGTGTTTCCAACATCATCACTTTTGACGCTCATGATCCTCGTGTACAGAATGCGATTCCTCTGTCCGGTTTTGATAATTTCATGCCGACTTATCAGTTCCTGAAAGCGCTGCTTCGTTCCGTACCGGATCTGCAGATCGACAATGAACATCTGATGATCATCAGCCCGGATGAAGGTGCTATGGCAAGAGCCGTATATTTCTCCAATATTCTTGGTGTTGATATGGGTATGTTCTACAAACGTCGTGATTATTCTACCGTCGTAAACGGCAAGAACCCGATCGTTGCTCATGAGTTCCTGGGTGACTCTGTTGCCGGCAAGGATGTGATCGTTATCGATGATATGATCTCTTCCGGCGAGAGTATGCTGGATGTAGCAAAACAGCTGAAGGATCGCAATGCAAACCGTGTATTTGTTTGTACTACTTTTGGTCTGTTTACAGATGGACTGAAGAAGTTTGATGAGTACTATGAAAAGGGTTATATCCATAAAGTGATTACTACGGACCTGAATTATCGTACACCGGAGCTGCTGGAACGTCCTTATTATGAGCCGGCTGCTATGGGTAAATATCTGGCAAGTATTATGGATACACTGAATCATGATGTTTCGGTTGAGAAGGTTCGGTCTACGACTTCTAAGATTACGAAATTGCTTGCTAAGAACAGAGAAGAGAAAAAATAG
- the rplS gene encoding 50S ribosomal protein L19, whose translation MNEIIKNIEAAQLKAEAPAFNVGDTVKVYGKIKEGNRERIQIFEGIVIKKQGGSCRETFTVRKNSNGIGVEKTWPLHSPNVERVEVVRRGKVRRAKLNYLRDRVGKAAKVKELVK comes from the coding sequence ATGAACGAAATTATTAAAAACATCGAAGCTGCTCAGCTGAAAGCAGAAGCACCGGCATTCAACGTTGGTGACACCGTAAAAGTTTATGGTAAAATCAAAGAAGGAAACCGCGAAAGAATTCAGATCTTCGAAGGTATCGTAATTAAAAAACAGGGTGGAAGCTGCCGTGAAACTTTCACAGTAAGAAAGAACTCCAACGGTATCGGCGTAGAAAAAACATGGCCGCTGCACTCTCCAAACGTAGAGAGAGTAGAAGTAGTAAGACGTGGTAAAGTAAGACGTGCAAAACTGAACTACTTAAGAGACCGTGTTGGTAAAGCAGCTAAGGTAAAAGAACTGGTAAAATAA
- a CDS encoding MerR family transcriptional regulator produces the protein MKKEGYYSSGEFARMAHVTLRTIRYYDKQNILKPSYVNDAGARFYTDEDLARLQQILLLKFLGFSLDDIRDMTINDTDYHFMRDSLDVQLKLVRDRIEQLQLVEKAIQDTSDAIQTQHTIDWNQMLDLIHLTGMEKSMKNQYQNATNIAARIKLHSLYSINKEGWFPWIYSQCHLQSGMNVLELGCGDGALWKQNISLLPQNIHLTLSDISDGMLRDARRALGARDSRFSFAAFDCEKIPAASESYDLVIANHVLFYCDNLENVCKEVRRVLKPGGRFLCSTYGNSHMKEISQLVSQFDERIVLSANKLYEKFGRENGAQVLEPWFSRVEWISYEDGLLVSDPEPLISYILSCHGNQNRYLLDHYKEFRSFVKKKTEKGLHITKDAGIFICNY, from the coding sequence ATGAAAAAAGAGGGCTACTACTCGTCCGGGGAATTTGCGCGTATGGCGCATGTGACGCTTCGGACGATCCGCTATTATGATAAACAGAATATTTTAAAACCTTCCTATGTAAATGATGCCGGTGCGCGGTTTTACACGGATGAAGATCTGGCGCGGCTGCAGCAGATTTTGTTGTTGAAGTTTCTGGGATTTTCGCTGGATGATATCCGGGATATGACGATCAATGATACGGACTATCATTTTATGCGGGATTCCCTGGATGTGCAACTGAAGCTGGTGCGCGACCGGATCGAACAATTACAGTTGGTGGAGAAGGCGATTCAGGATACTTCCGATGCGATCCAGACCCAGCACACCATCGACTGGAACCAGATGCTTGATCTGATCCATCTGACCGGTATGGAAAAGAGTATGAAGAATCAGTATCAGAACGCAACTAACATTGCAGCCCGAATCAAGCTGCACAGTTTATACTCTATAAATAAAGAAGGATGGTTTCCGTGGATCTATTCACAGTGCCATCTGCAGTCCGGCATGAACGTTCTGGAACTGGGATGTGGGGACGGTGCTTTATGGAAACAAAACATCTCTCTGCTTCCTCAAAACATCCACCTTACCCTCTCCGACATCTCCGACGGGATGCTGCGCGATGCAAGACGTGCACTGGGAGCCAGAGATTCCCGGTTTTCTTTCGCTGCTTTTGACTGTGAAAAGATTCCGGCAGCTTCTGAAAGCTATGATCTCGTGATCGCCAACCATGTGCTGTTCTACTGTGATAATCTGGAAAATGTGTGTAAAGAAGTCCGGCGGGTACTGAAACCGGGCGGACGGTTCTTATGCAGTACCTATGGCAACTCTCATATGAAGGAAATCAGTCAGCTGGTCAGCCAGTTTGATGAGCGGATCGTGCTCTCCGCCAACAAATTATATGAAAAATTCGGTCGCGAAAACGGCGCACAGGTGCTCGAACCCTGGTTTTCCCGTGTGGAATGGATCTCTTATGAGGACGGTCTTCTGGTGTCCGACCCGGAGCCTCTGATCTCCTATATCCTCTCCTGCCACGGCAATCAGAACCGATACCTGCTTGACCACTACAAAGAATTTCGATCCTTTGTAAAGAAAAAAACAGAAAAAGGATTGCATATCACAAAAGATGCCGGGATTTTTATTTGCAATTACTAA
- a CDS encoding YraN family protein: protein MNKRKTGQEQEAKAACFLKTQGYQILEQNYRCKRGEIDLVAREGQYLVFVEVKYRSTNESGLPEEAVDLRKQRQISRVAAWYLTEKRLDIYTPCRFDVVAIEGEENRLYRDAFYYQS from the coding sequence TTGAATAAACGAAAAACAGGACAGGAGCAGGAGGCGAAAGCCGCCTGCTTCTTGAAAACACAGGGATACCAGATACTGGAACAGAATTACCGGTGCAAAAGGGGAGAGATCGACCTGGTTGCGCGGGAGGGACAGTATCTGGTATTTGTGGAGGTAAAATACAGATCGACAAACGAAAGCGGTCTGCCGGAAGAAGCCGTAGACCTGCGGAAACAGCGTCAGATCTCCCGCGTGGCCGCATGGTATCTGACAGAAAAAAGACTGGATATCTATACGCCGTGCAGATTTGATGTGGTGGCGATCGAGGGAGAAGAGAACCGCCTTTACCGGGACGCGTTTTACTACCAGAGTTAA
- the ylqF gene encoding ribosome biogenesis GTPase YlqF: protein MNLQWYPGHMTKAKRQMQEDLKLIDLIIELVDARIPLSSRNPDIDELGKNKARLILLNKSDLADERYNEQWSAYFQKKGFYVVKVNAKSGAGLKSIQGVIQEACKAKIERDRRRGIKNRPIRAMVVGIPNVGKSTFINSYAGKACAKTGNKPGVTKGKQWIRLNKTLELLDTPGILWPKFEDQEVGKRLAFIGSIKDEILNLEELSLELLDYIRTNYPGLLNARYGIEEEGTPVSLLEAVADKRKCLIRGQEIDYAKAAGIVMEEFRNGKIGRITLEFPPVEEETAHEDHPGD, encoded by the coding sequence ATGAATTTACAATGGTATCCAGGTCATATGACCAAGGCAAAACGGCAGATGCAGGAAGATCTGAAACTGATCGATCTGATCATCGAACTAGTGGACGCCCGCATCCCGTTAAGCAGCAGAAACCCGGATATTGATGAACTGGGTAAAAATAAGGCAAGACTGATCCTGTTAAACAAATCAGATCTTGCAGATGAAAGATATAACGAACAGTGGTCCGCGTATTTCCAGAAAAAAGGATTTTACGTGGTCAAAGTAAATGCGAAGTCAGGCGCAGGACTCAAGTCCATCCAGGGCGTGATCCAGGAAGCCTGTAAGGCAAAGATCGAGAGAGACAGAAGAAGAGGGATCAAGAACCGTCCGATCCGTGCGATGGTTGTAGGCATCCCGAACGTGGGTAAGTCCACATTTATCAATTCCTACGCAGGAAAAGCCTGTGCAAAGACCGGAAACAAACCGGGTGTGACGAAAGGAAAACAGTGGATCCGTCTGAATAAGACTCTGGAGCTTCTGGACACACCGGGTATCCTCTGGCCGAAATTTGAGGATCAGGAAGTAGGGAAACGTCTGGCGTTTATCGGATCTATCAAGGATGAGATCCTCAATCTGGAAGAACTGTCTCTGGAACTGCTGGATTATATCCGCACAAATTATCCGGGACTGTTAAATGCCCGTTACGGTATCGAGGAAGAGGGCACACCGGTATCTCTGCTGGAAGCGGTAGCAGATAAGAGAAAATGTCTGATCCGCGGGCAGGAGATCGACTATGCGAAAGCGGCAGGAATCGTGATGGAAGAATTCCGTAATGGAAAGATCGGAAGAATCACACTGGAATTTCCACCGGTTGAGGAGGAAACTGCACATGAAGACCATCCGGGAGATTAA
- the pgeF gene encoding peptidoglycan editing factor PgeF, whose product MDIHWKQKHTGDMQVRQNNGVTYLSYPRLEQESAIVHGFSTRLGGVSEGYLGSMNLSFSRGDNPENVLENYRRISKAIGFPVESIVTSDQTHTTNVRRVGKEDCGCGVLTPRTFHDIDGLITNEPGVTLATFYADCVPLYFYDPTHKAIGLSHSGWRGTVGNIAKVTVEAMQKAYHTDPADLIAAIGPSICQDCYEVSEDVIEEFRQAYPETLHKKLFYRKPNGKYQLNLWEACHQNFLTSGICEENILTPNLCTCCNPDFLYSHRASHGKRGNLAAFLGLR is encoded by the coding sequence ATGGATATTCATTGGAAACAGAAGCATACAGGAGACATGCAGGTCAGACAAAACAACGGTGTAACGTATCTTTCCTACCCGAGACTGGAACAGGAATCCGCCATTGTCCATGGTTTCAGCACCCGTCTGGGTGGTGTGAGTGAGGGATATCTGGGAAGCATGAACCTCAGTTTTTCCAGAGGCGACAACCCGGAAAATGTACTGGAAAACTACCGGAGAATCAGCAAAGCGATCGGATTTCCGGTAGAAAGCATCGTTACCTCCGATCAGACCCATACGACAAACGTGCGCCGTGTAGGAAAAGAAGATTGCGGATGCGGCGTCCTGACACCGCGTACCTTTCACGACATCGACGGTCTGATTACCAACGAGCCGGGTGTAACCCTCGCTACGTTCTACGCCGACTGCGTCCCCTTATATTTCTACGATCCAACCCACAAAGCCATTGGTCTGTCCCATTCCGGCTGGCGGGGAACCGTAGGAAACATCGCAAAAGTAACCGTAGAAGCCATGCAGAAAGCCTATCACACCGATCCGGCAGACCTCATCGCAGCCATCGGTCCCTCCATCTGCCAGGACTGCTACGAAGTAAGCGAAGACGTCATCGAAGAATTCCGCCAGGCTTATCCGGAAACCCTCCACAAAAAACTCTTCTACCGGAAACCCAACGGAAAGTACCAGCTAAACCTCTGGGAAGCCTGCCACCAGAACTTCCTCACCAGTGGCATATGTGAAGAAAATATCCTTACCCCCAACCTCTGCACCTGCTGCAACCCTGATTTCCTCTATTCCCACCGCGCCTCCCACGGCAAACGAGGAAACCTCGCAGCCTTCCTGGGACTACGATAA
- the lepB gene encoding signal peptidase I produces MGFFKARYVRDYVAAAKIKSAVIWAVEIAAVLILGIVLAVGYGKITVMQEGSMDPTLNAGDVLLVNRMAYRFSTPKRGDIIVYKTGDDSKKASTHIKRIIGLPGETIQIKDGQILIDGETYQEDGGFPAIENAGVAETKVTLGNGEYFVLGDNRNNSEDSRYADMGNVKKRNIIGKVWFIASPWSRFGFV; encoded by the coding sequence ATGGGATTTTTTAAAGCAAGATATGTAAGAGACTATGTGGCAGCTGCAAAGATCAAATCGGCCGTTATCTGGGCGGTGGAGATCGCAGCGGTGCTTATCCTCGGCATTGTACTGGCGGTTGGTTATGGGAAGATCACCGTTATGCAGGAAGGCTCTATGGATCCTACGTTAAATGCAGGAGATGTACTTTTGGTCAATCGCATGGCATACAGATTCAGTACGCCGAAGAGGGGAGATATCATCGTATATAAAACAGGCGATGACAGTAAAAAAGCAAGTACACATATCAAACGGATCATCGGACTTCCGGGAGAGACGATACAGATCAAGGACGGACAGATTCTGATAGACGGGGAGACCTATCAGGAAGACGGCGGATTTCCTGCGATTGAAAATGCAGGGGTTGCTGAGACAAAGGTGACACTGGGCAACGGTGAATATTTTGTGCTGGGTGATAACCGGAACAACAGTGAAGACAGCAGATACGCCGATATGGGAAATGTCAAGAAGAGAAATATCATCGGTAAGGTCTGGTTTATCGCGTCACCGTGGAGCAGGTTCGGATTCGTATAG
- the rfbB gene encoding dTDP-glucose 4,6-dehydratase, which translates to MNIIVTGGAGFIGSNFIFHMLKKYPDYRIVCLDCLTYAGNLSTLAPVMDNPNFRFVKESITDREAVYKLFEEEHPDMVVNFAAESHVDRSIENPEVFLDTNIKGTAVLMDACRKYGIKRYHQVSTDEVYGDLPLDRPDLFFTEETPIHTSSPYSSSKAGADLLVLAYHRTYGLPVTISRCSNNYGPYHFPEKLIPLMIANALNDKPLPVYGKGENVRDWLYVEDHCKAIDLIIHNGRVGEVYNIGGHNEMKNIDIVKIICKELGKPESLITYVSDRKGHDMRYAIDPTKIHNELGWLPETKFADGIKKTIQWYLDNKEWWKTIISGEYQNYYEKMYANR; encoded by the coding sequence ATGAATATTATTGTTACCGGCGGTGCCGGATTTATCGGAAGCAACTTTATTTTCCATATGCTGAAAAAATACCCGGATTATCGGATCGTATGCCTGGACTGCCTGACATATGCAGGTAACCTGTCCACTCTGGCTCCTGTTATGGACAACCCGAACTTCCGTTTTGTAAAAGAAAGCATCACAGACCGTGAAGCTGTATACAAACTGTTCGAAGAAGAACATCCGGATATGGTTGTAAACTTCGCAGCAGAAAGCCACGTAGACCGTTCCATCGAGAACCCGGAAGTATTCCTGGATACCAACATCAAAGGTACTGCTGTCCTGATGGATGCCTGCAGAAAATACGGTATCAAGAGATATCATCAGGTATCTACCGATGAAGTATACGGAGATCTGCCTCTGGATCGCCCGGACCTGTTCTTTACCGAAGAGACTCCGATTCACACCAGCAGCCCGTACAGTTCCTCCAAAGCAGGTGCTGATCTTCTGGTTCTGGCTTACCATCGTACATATGGTCTGCCTGTTACCATCAGCCGCTGCTCCAACAACTACGGACCGTATCATTTCCCGGAAAAACTGATTCCGCTGATGATCGCCAATGCACTGAATGACAAACCGCTTCCTGTATACGGAAAAGGTGAAAATGTCCGTGACTGGCTGTATGTAGAGGATCACTGCAAAGCGATCGATCTGATCATCCACAACGGTCGTGTCGGCGAAGTTTATAACATCGGTGGACACAACGAGATGAAAAACATCGATATCGTAAAAATCATCTGTAAAGAACTGGGTAAACCAGAAAGCCTGATCACCTATGTATCTGACAGAAAAGGTCATGACATGCGTTATGCCATCGATCCGACCAAGATCCACAACGAACTGGGCTGGCTGCCGGAAACCAAATTCGCAGACGGTATCAAAAAAACCATTCAGTGGTATCTGGATAACAAAGAATGGTGGAAAACCATCATCTCCGGTGAATACCAGAACTACTATGAGAAAATGTACGCAAACCGCTAA
- the rfbA gene encoding glucose-1-phosphate thymidylyltransferase RfbA: MKGIILAGGSGTRLYPLTMVTSKQLLPIYDKPMIYYPMSVLMNAGIRDILIISTPQDTPRFEELLGDGHQFGVNLTYAVQESPDGLAQAFIIGEEFIGDDSVAMVLGDNIFAGHGLTKRLHAAVENAKTGKGATVFGYYVDDPERFGIVEFDNEGKAISIEEKPEHPKSNYCVTGLYFYDNKVVEYAKNLKPSARGELEITDLNRIYLEEGQLNVELLGQGFTWLDTGTHESLVDATNFVKTMETHQHRKIACLEEIAYLNGWISKEEVLKVYELLKKNQYGQYLMDVLNGKYLDARR, translated from the coding sequence ATGAAAGGAATCATTTTAGCAGGAGGATCCGGCACACGCCTTTATCCTCTGACCATGGTAACTTCCAAACAGTTACTTCCCATCTATGACAAACCGATGATCTACTATCCGATGTCAGTCCTGATGAACGCCGGCATCCGCGATATCCTGATCATCTCTACCCCGCAGGATACCCCACGTTTTGAGGAACTGCTGGGCGACGGTCATCAGTTTGGCGTAAACCTGACCTATGCTGTACAGGAAAGCCCGGATGGACTGGCACAGGCATTCATCATCGGAGAAGAATTCATCGGTGATGACTCTGTAGCTATGGTTCTGGGTGACAACATTTTCGCCGGTCATGGTCTGACCAAGCGTCTGCACGCAGCGGTAGAAAATGCAAAAACCGGAAAAGGTGCTACTGTCTTCGGTTACTATGTGGATGATCCGGAGCGTTTCGGCATCGTAGAATTCGACAATGAAGGAAAAGCTATTTCCATCGAAGAGAAACCGGAACATCCGAAGAGTAATTACTGTGTGACCGGTCTGTATTTCTACGACAATAAAGTAGTGGAATACGCTAAGAATCTGAAACCGAGTGCACGTGGCGAGCTGGAGATTACTGATCTGAACCGCATCTATCTGGAAGAAGGACAGTTAAATGTAGAACTTCTGGGACAGGGATTTACCTGGCTGGATACCGGTACCCATGAGAGTCTGGTAGACGCTACCAACTTCGTAAAAACCATGGAAACTCACCAGCACAGAAAAATTGCGTGTCTGGAAGAGATCGCTTACTTGAACGGCTGGATCTCAAAAGAAGAAGTTCTGAAAGTATACGAACTGCTGAAGAAAAACCAGTATGGTCAGTATCTGATGGATGTTCTGAACGGCAAATATCTGGACGCACGCCGCTAA
- a CDS encoding MATE family efflux transporter, which produces MLGNVRKKFIGDKQFYKMVLAIAIPIMIQNGITNFVSLLDNIMVGQIGTEQMSGVAIVNQLIFVYNLCIFGGVSGAGIFTAQYFGQKDDEGIRHTFRFKLWVSAILTALVIVIFLISGESLIQIYLNGSSDGGDLAAALRYGRQYMLVMLCGLPAFMMVQTYASTLRECGETMVPMKAGVTAVLVNLVFNYLLIYGKFGFPKLGVVGAAIATVLSRYVEMAIVLVWTHKHKEINTYIVGIYKTMKIPGYLIKKFIIKGSPLLFNETLWAAAQATLMQCYSVRGLSVVAAFNIANTIANLFNVVFIALGDSVAIVVGQRLGAGKMDEARDLDNKMIAFSVMCCTGVAIVMFLIAPLFPQLYNTDSTTRHLAEYLIMTQAVFMPQNAFLHATYFTLRSGGKTVVTFFFDSVFVWIVSVPIAFVLSRFTGLFVVVIFACVNIADWIKCVIGFVLVKKGVWLQNIVSQKE; this is translated from the coding sequence ATGCTGGGAAACGTAAGAAAAAAATTTATTGGAGACAAGCAGTTTTATAAGATGGTACTTGCCATCGCCATACCGATCATGATCCAGAACGGAATCACAAACTTTGTAAGCCTGCTGGATAACATCATGGTTGGTCAGATTGGAACGGAGCAGATGTCGGGGGTTGCGATTGTCAATCAGCTGATCTTTGTATACAATTTGTGTATCTTCGGAGGAGTGTCCGGTGCGGGGATCTTTACCGCGCAGTATTTTGGGCAGAAAGATGATGAAGGTATCCGTCATACCTTCCGGTTCAAATTGTGGGTATCTGCGATTCTGACTGCACTGGTTATTGTGATCTTTCTAATCAGTGGAGAAAGCCTGATTCAGATCTATCTGAACGGCAGCAGTGACGGCGGTGATCTGGCGGCTGCACTTCGCTATGGAAGACAGTACATGCTGGTGATGTTATGCGGACTGCCGGCCTTTATGATGGTACAGACATATGCGAGTACACTTCGTGAGTGCGGAGAGACGATGGTGCCGATGAAAGCCGGTGTGACAGCGGTTCTGGTGAATCTGGTATTTAACTATCTGCTGATCTACGGAAAATTCGGTTTTCCAAAACTGGGCGTTGTCGGTGCTGCAATTGCAACGGTACTTTCCAGATATGTGGAGATGGCGATCGTTTTAGTCTGGACACACAAGCATAAGGAAATCAATACCTATATCGTCGGGATTTATAAGACCATGAAGATTCCGGGGTATCTGATAAAGAAATTTATTATCAAAGGCTCTCCGCTGCTCTTTAACGAGACACTGTGGGCTGCAGCACAGGCTACACTGATGCAGTGTTATTCGGTGCGCGGGCTGAGCGTAGTAGCGGCGTTCAATATTGCGAATACGATTGCAAACTTATTTAATGTAGTATTTATCGCCCTGGGTGATTCGGTAGCCATAGTGGTAGGACAGAGGCTGGGTGCCGGCAAGATGGATGAGGCAAGGGATCTGGACAACAAGATGATCGCCTTTTCTGTGATGTGCTGTACCGGTGTTGCGATTGTGATGTTCCTGATCGCGCCGCTGTTTCCACAGCTGTATAACACGGACAGTACGACAAGACATCTGGCAGAATACCTGATCATGACACAGGCAGTCTTTATGCCGCAGAATGCGTTCCTGCATGCGACATATTTTACCCTGCGTTCCGGTGGCAAGACAGTGGTCACGTTCTTTTTCGACAGCGTCTTCGTGTGGATCGTCAGCGTGCCGATCGCCTTTGTGCTGAGCCGGTTTACCGGTTTGTTTGTAGTAGTGATTTTCGCATGCGTCAATATTGCAGACTGGATCAAATGCGTGATCGGCTTTGTACTGGTTAAGAAAGGCGTCTGGTTGCAGAATATTGTGTCGCAGAAAGAATGA